GGCTGGGGACAACCTGCGTAGATGAATGGCAGATAGGTGTTCTTGGGATTGCAGGAGGTTTTGTTTTGTTTCTTACAGGGAGCGGACCTTATTCTCTTGATTACTATTTCATGAAAAAAAACAGGAGTTTCACTCAAACAAAATGGTTTCAATGGATGGGGTCAGGAAGTTTACCTGTTTCAAATCCTAAAGGTCTTGTTTTGGCAGGTTCATTTATCATATTCGGACTTACTCTGTATACCAATCAATATTTCCATGGAGGGGTATGGGGAACCCTTCATAATAAGTCTGTAAAACCAAAGCTGGAAATTTCAAATATCTCGCATAACAATTCGGATTTAACATTTGAAGTTTATAGGACTGAAGGGGCAGACGTTTATGGTTCTTTTTTAATAGGAATTCAAATTCTGGATAAAGATGGAAATATAGTAAAGGAACTTTTTCAAAAGGACCTTTCAAAACTCTCTGAAGAAAATATAAGAAATCACTACGTTGCCAAAGTAAAGCCCGGCAAACACAGCCTGGTAATTCCACTGGGAGCTAAAGCCGATGTGACAATCAGTATTGATGATATTATTCTGAAAAGTGAAATTCACTCGATAAAACTGATTGATATCAGTGGTATTGAGTGGATAGAGAAAATTTGATAGAATTGAAAGTTGAAAGTTGTCATTGGATAATTGAAAGTGGATAATTAAATGGTTGATAATAGGTAATGAAAGACTGATTGGAGATCATCTGCATTTTAAATTTCGGATGGAGCCATTTGGATGAGATATTCATAATAAAAGCGGACTAAAGTCCGCTCCTGTTGATGGGTGATAATGCGATTTAAAGTGTATCGCTTCAAGTTTTAAATTTTCAGCTCTTCAATTTCAATTTTCAACTTTTCGAAACGGTAATCTCGTAAATACACGAGCTGTCCGTATCAAGTTTCAGCACCTTTGCATCAATAAAAACATCCAGTCCCATGGTATCGCAAACTCCATGGATAAAAGGTTTTATAACCGGCCATTTCAACTGGTCTGCAATCTGCAGACTATGTGTAATTCTATGATACCGGTCAAATCCTTTGATCAGTAGTTTGCCTCTGTGGTCATTTAATTCTTTAAATTCAAAATTATATTCGGGACTGGATGTAAAAATAGCTCCT
This genomic window from Chryseobacterium sp. MEBOG06 contains:
- a CDS encoding TQO small subunit DoxD, translated to MKHSMNSQSSDLAGLYTLSLRMVIGWTYFSAFWRRLILENKLIPDEKGYIGEKFNHFLPNALGIKPIIEYLVTHPDTLQQSMMMFTIIEAVVGLLIILGLLTRLMSIGIFSLALGILLGSGWLGTTCVDEWQIGVLGIAGGFVLFLTGSGPYSLDYYFMKKNRSFTQTKWFQWMGSGSLPVSNPKGLVLAGSFIIFGLTLYTNQYFHGGVWGTLHNKSVKPKLEISNISHNNSDLTFEVYRTEGADVYGSFLIGIQILDKDGNIVKELFQKDLSKLSEENIRNHYVAKVKPGKHSLVIPLGAKADVTISIDDIILKSEIHSIKLIDISGIEWIEKI